Proteins co-encoded in one Streptomyces sp. NBC_01283 genomic window:
- a CDS encoding cytochrome c biogenesis CcdA family protein → MTADVGYFAAFLGGLLALISPCSALLLPAFFAYSIDSTSRLLARTGIFYAGLATTLVPLGAAGSVAGRFFFGHRDQLVLFAGWLIIALGVLQVVGMGFASRKMAELSGRIRPTTAVSVYALGAVYGLAGFCAGPILGSVLTVAAVSGSPVYGGLLLAVYALGMAVPLFVLALLWERFDLGRRRWLRGRSFRIGRFELHTTSLLSGLFFVALGALFLAYDGTTALPGLLDVDDSFAVEQWAGDVGRAVPDSVLLIVVVALVGAGFAVRGWRKRGRARGPVEAE, encoded by the coding sequence GTGACCGCTGATGTCGGGTACTTCGCGGCGTTCCTCGGCGGTCTCCTCGCCTTGATCAGCCCGTGCAGCGCGCTGCTCCTGCCCGCCTTCTTCGCGTACTCGATCGACTCGACCTCGCGGCTGCTCGCCCGGACCGGCATCTTCTACGCCGGTCTCGCGACGACGCTGGTGCCGCTGGGCGCGGCGGGCTCGGTCGCCGGGCGGTTCTTCTTCGGCCACCGGGACCAGTTGGTGCTCTTCGCGGGGTGGCTGATCATCGCTCTGGGCGTGCTCCAGGTGGTGGGCATGGGCTTCGCCTCGCGGAAAATGGCCGAGCTCTCGGGCCGCATCCGGCCGACGACGGCGGTCTCCGTGTACGCGCTCGGTGCGGTGTACGGACTCGCCGGTTTCTGCGCGGGGCCGATCCTCGGGAGTGTGCTGACCGTGGCGGCGGTGAGCGGAAGCCCCGTCTACGGAGGGCTGCTGCTCGCGGTCTACGCCCTGGGGATGGCGGTGCCGCTGTTCGTGCTCGCGCTGCTCTGGGAGCGGTTCGATCTGGGGCGGCGGCGGTGGCTGCGGGGGCGTTCCTTCCGGATCGGCCGCTTCGAACTGCACACGACCTCGCTCCTGTCGGGCCTCTTCTTCGTGGCCCTGGGCGCGCTCTTCCTCGCGTACGACGGGACCACCGCGCTGCCGGGGCTGCTCGACGTGGACGACTCGTTCGCCGTGGAGCAGTGGGCCGGGGACGTGGGCCGTGCGGTGCCGGACTCCGTGCTGCTCATCGTCGTCGTGGCGCTGGTGGGGGCGGGGTTCGCGGTACGGGGGTGGCGGAAGCGGGGGCGGGCTCGGGGGCCGGTCGAGGCTGAGTGA
- a CDS encoding ABC transporter permease — MSEHPEHDHSPHGAHGRTPTRAERWSAFKESPFLPAIVLVFILAAAAGLFAGSYTYSMANPTPHRIPTAVVGAQEATRGKAFLDGMEKALNASLEVHRYDDVAAARDAVEEQKVFAILAAAPGGGDKVTFDVSGASGASVAQVLAETAPKVGEKVGVPVTVKDIKPLQEGDPRGLAIFYISLAAVIIGFVGAIQLSVHARGLNPAERIAFTILYALLGGFVIAAVVDWWLGAVDLPFVESWLILALTMFASGMVFTMFNTMFGRWAMLPTWGLMVLLGNPSSGGAVSWPLLPSALGHIGRWLPPGASVNAQHTAVYFGAHQHAFPFLVLAGWAVLASTVFWLWRHRHPGGREKAPAHAGVPAAG, encoded by the coding sequence ATGTCTGAACACCCTGAGCATGATCATTCTCCGCACGGCGCCCATGGGAGGACTCCTACGCGGGCCGAGCGGTGGTCGGCGTTCAAGGAGTCGCCGTTCCTGCCCGCGATCGTGCTGGTGTTCATCCTGGCCGCCGCCGCGGGGCTCTTCGCGGGGTCATACACGTACTCCATGGCGAACCCGACCCCGCACCGCATCCCCACGGCGGTGGTCGGCGCCCAGGAGGCCACCCGGGGCAAGGCGTTCCTCGACGGCATGGAGAAGGCGCTGAACGCGTCCCTGGAGGTCCACCGGTACGACGACGTCGCCGCCGCGCGGGACGCGGTCGAGGAACAGAAGGTCTTCGCGATCCTGGCGGCGGCTCCGGGGGGCGGCGACAAGGTGACGTTCGACGTCTCGGGTGCGTCCGGGGCGTCGGTCGCCCAGGTACTCGCGGAGACGGCGCCGAAGGTGGGGGAGAAGGTGGGGGTGCCGGTCACCGTGAAGGACATCAAGCCCCTCCAGGAGGGCGACCCGCGAGGCCTGGCGATCTTCTACATCTCGCTGGCCGCAGTGATCATCGGCTTCGTCGGGGCGATCCAGCTGAGCGTGCACGCGCGGGGTCTCAACCCGGCCGAGCGGATCGCGTTCACGATTCTCTACGCGCTGCTCGGCGGTTTCGTGATCGCGGCGGTGGTGGACTGGTGGCTCGGGGCGGTGGATCTGCCGTTCGTCGAGTCGTGGCTGATCCTGGCGCTGACGATGTTCGCGTCGGGGATGGTCTTCACGATGTTCAACACGATGTTCGGGCGCTGGGCGATGCTGCCGACGTGGGGCCTGATGGTGCTGCTCGGCAACCCGTCCTCGGGCGGAGCGGTCTCCTGGCCGCTGCTCCCCTCGGCACTGGGCCACATCGGACGGTGGCTGCCGCCGGGAGCTTCGGTGAACGCGCAGCACACCGCGGTGTACTTCGGCGCCCATCAGCACGCGTTCCCGTTCCTGGTGCTCGCGGGGTGGGCGGTACTGGCCTCAACGGTGTTCTG